Proteins encoded within one genomic window of Bacillus thuringiensis:
- the tsf gene encoding translation elongation factor Ts: MAITAQMVKELREKTGAGMMDCKKALTETNGDMEKAIDFLREKGIAKAAKKADRIAAEGLTFIETNGNDGLILELNSETDFVAKNEGFQTLIKELAAHLLTNKPANVEEAMAQTMENGKKVEEHINEAIAKIGEKLTLRRFEIVSKTDADAFGAYLHMGGRIGVLTVLEGSTDEAAAKDVAMHIAAVNPKYIDRDAVTAEEVEHERQVLTQQALNEGKPEKIVAKMVEGRLGKFFEEICLLDQAFVKNPDMKVRQFVESKGGTLKGFVRYAVGEGIEKREDNFAEEVMNQVKGSN, from the coding sequence ATGGCAATCACTGCACAAATGGTAAAAGAATTACGTGAAAAAACTGGCGCAGGTATGATGGACTGCAAAAAAGCTTTAACAGAAACTAATGGCGACATGGAGAAGGCAATTGACTTCTTACGTGAAAAGGGTATTGCGAAAGCTGCTAAAAAAGCAGACCGCATCGCTGCTGAAGGTTTAACTTTCATCGAAACAAACGGTAACGACGGTTTAATCTTAGAATTAAACTCTGAAACTGATTTCGTTGCGAAAAACGAAGGTTTCCAAACATTAATTAAAGAATTAGCTGCTCACTTATTAACTAACAAACCAGCTAACGTTGAAGAAGCTATGGCTCAAACAATGGAAAACGGTAAAAAAGTTGAAGAGCACATCAACGAAGCAATCGCTAAGATTGGTGAAAAACTTACACTTCGTCGTTTCGAAATCGTATCAAAAACTGATGCAGATGCATTCGGTGCTTACCTACACATGGGTGGACGCATTGGTGTACTAACAGTTCTTGAAGGTTCTACTGATGAAGCAGCTGCTAAAGATGTTGCAATGCACATCGCTGCAGTTAACCCTAAATACATTGACCGCGATGCTGTAACAGCTGAAGAAGTTGAGCATGAGCGTCAAGTATTAACACAACAAGCATTAAACGAAGGCAAGCCTGAAAAAATCGTTGCAAAAATGGTTGAAGGCCGTCTTGGCAAATTCTTCGAAGAGATTTGCTTACTTGACCAAGCATTCGTTAAAAACCCTGATATGAAAGTTCGTCAGTTCGTTGAGTCTAAAGGCGGAACATTAAAAGGATTCGTTCGCTACGCTGTTGGTGAAGGTATCGAAAAACGCGAAGACAACTTTGCTGAAGAAGTAATGAACCAAGTAAAAGGTAGTAACTAA
- the rpsB gene encoding 30S ribosomal protein S2: MSVISMKQLLEAGVHFGHQTRRWNPKMKRYIFTERNGIYIIDLQKTVKKVEEAYRTMRDIAAEGGDILFVGTKKQAQEAIKEEATRAGMYFVNQRWLGGTLTNFQTIQKRIKRLKDIERMQEDGTFEVLPKKEVVQLKKELERLEKFLGGIKDMKGLPSALFVVDPRKERIAVAEARKLHIPIIGIVDTNCDPDEIDHVIPANDDAIRAVKLLTSKMADAILEAKQGEETVTA; this comes from the coding sequence ATGTCAGTAATTTCTATGAAGCAATTGCTTGAAGCTGGTGTTCATTTCGGACATCAAACTCGTCGTTGGAACCCAAAAATGAAGCGTTACATTTTCACAGAGCGTAACGGTATCTACATCATCGACTTACAAAAAACTGTGAAAAAAGTTGAGGAAGCTTACAGAACGATGCGTGACATCGCTGCTGAAGGTGGAGACATCTTATTCGTAGGTACTAAAAAACAAGCACAAGAAGCTATTAAAGAAGAAGCAACTCGTGCTGGTATGTACTTCGTTAACCAACGTTGGTTAGGTGGAACTTTAACAAACTTCCAAACAATCCAAAAGCGTATCAAGCGTCTTAAAGACATCGAAAGAATGCAAGAAGATGGTACTTTCGAAGTACTACCTAAGAAAGAAGTTGTTCAACTTAAAAAAGAGTTAGAGCGTCTTGAGAAATTCTTAGGCGGTATTAAAGATATGAAAGGTCTTCCAAGTGCATTATTCGTAGTAGACCCTCGTAAAGAGCGTATTGCAGTTGCTGAAGCACGCAAATTACACATTCCAATCATCGGTATCGTTGATACAAACTGTGATCCAGACGAAATCGATCACGTTATCCCAGCAAACGATGATGCAATTCGTGCTGTAAAACTTCTTACATCTAAAATGGCAGACGCGATCCTTGAAGCAAAACAAGGTGAAGAAACTGTTACTGCGTAA
- the trmFO gene encoding FADH(2)-oxidizing methylenetetrahydrofolate--tRNA-(uracil(54)-C(5))-methyltransferase TrmFO, with protein MTTQVVNVIGAGLAGSEAAYQIAKRGVQVRLYEMRPVRQTPAHHTDKFAELVCSNSLRANTLTNAVGVIKEEMRLMDSVIIRAADECSVPAGGALAVDRHEFAAKVTEYVKNHPNVTVMNEEITEIPEGPTVIATGPLTSPDLAAQLKELTGEDYFYFYDAAAPIVEKDSIDMNKVYLKSRYDKGEAAYLNCPMTEEEFDRFYEALIAAETVPLKEFEKEIFFEGCMPVEVMASRGRQTLVFGPMKPVGLEDPKTGKTPYAVVQLRQDDAAGTLYNIVGFQTHLKWGPQKEVLQLIPGLENAEIVRYGVMHRNTFINSPNLLRPTYQYKQRDDLFFAGQMTGVEGYVESAASGLLAGINAARLVKGEEPVVLPPVTAMGSMANYITATNAKNFQPMNANFGLFAPLEKKIKRKAERNEAYATRALETIQNFVNI; from the coding sequence ATGACAACACAAGTAGTAAACGTCATTGGCGCAGGTCTTGCAGGAAGTGAAGCAGCTTACCAAATTGCAAAACGTGGTGTCCAAGTTAGATTATATGAAATGAGACCGGTAAGGCAAACGCCAGCTCATCACACAGATAAATTTGCTGAATTAGTATGTAGTAACTCACTTCGTGCAAACACTTTAACCAATGCTGTTGGTGTTATTAAAGAAGAAATGCGCTTAATGGATTCAGTTATTATTCGTGCAGCTGATGAGTGCTCTGTACCAGCAGGAGGGGCTTTAGCTGTAGATCGTCATGAATTTGCGGCAAAAGTAACAGAATATGTGAAAAACCATCCGAACGTAACTGTGATGAATGAAGAAATCACTGAAATTCCAGAAGGTCCTACTGTTATCGCGACAGGTCCACTTACGTCTCCTGATCTTGCTGCACAATTAAAAGAATTAACAGGTGAAGACTATTTTTATTTCTATGATGCTGCAGCACCGATTGTTGAGAAAGACAGCATTGATATGAATAAAGTGTATTTAAAATCTCGTTATGATAAAGGTGAAGCGGCATATTTAAACTGCCCGATGACAGAAGAGGAATTTGATCGTTTTTACGAGGCTTTAATCGCTGCTGAAACAGTACCTTTAAAAGAATTTGAAAAAGAAATTTTCTTTGAAGGTTGTATGCCGGTAGAAGTTATGGCAAGTAGAGGAAGACAGACACTAGTATTTGGACCGATGAAACCTGTTGGATTAGAAGATCCGAAAACAGGGAAAACGCCATATGCTGTTGTTCAGTTGCGTCAAGATGATGCAGCGGGAACGCTATACAATATCGTAGGTTTCCAGACGCATTTAAAGTGGGGACCACAAAAAGAAGTGTTACAGTTGATTCCAGGACTGGAAAACGCAGAGATTGTACGTTATGGTGTAATGCATCGTAATACGTTTATTAATTCACCTAACTTGCTTCGTCCAACATATCAATATAAACAACGTGATGATTTATTCTTCGCTGGTCAAATGACTGGAGTAGAGGGGTATGTTGAATCGGCGGCGTCAGGATTACTAGCAGGTATTAATGCTGCTCGACTTGTGAAAGGTGAAGAGCCAGTTGTATTACCGCCTGTAACTGCAATGGGAAGTATGGCGAACTATATTACTGCGACAAACGCGAAAAACTTCCAACCAATGAATGCAAACTTCGGTCTGTTTGCACCGTTAGAGAAGAAAATTAAAAGGAAAGCAGAACGTAATGAAGCTTATGCAACACGCGCTTTAGAAACGATTCAAAATTTTGTAAATATTTAG
- the hslV gene encoding ATP-dependent protease proteolytic subunit HslV, with protein sequence MGNFHATTIFAVHHNGECAMAGDGQVTMGNAVVMKHTARKVRKLFQGKVLAGFAGSVADAFTLFEMFEGKLEEYNGNLQRAAVEMAKQWRGDKMLRQLEAMLIVMDKTTMLLVSGTGEVIEPDDGILAIGSGGNYALSAGRALKQYASEHLTAKQIAKASLDIAGDICVYTNHNIIVEEL encoded by the coding sequence ATGGGGAATTTCCATGCTACAACGATATTTGCAGTTCATCATAATGGAGAATGTGCAATGGCTGGAGATGGCCAGGTGACAATGGGAAATGCGGTTGTAATGAAACATACAGCTCGTAAAGTCCGTAAACTTTTCCAAGGGAAAGTTTTAGCTGGTTTTGCAGGTTCTGTTGCTGACGCATTTACTCTTTTTGAAATGTTTGAAGGGAAATTAGAAGAGTACAATGGGAACTTGCAGCGTGCTGCAGTTGAGATGGCAAAACAATGGCGTGGCGACAAAATGTTACGTCAGCTAGAAGCGATGCTCATTGTCATGGATAAAACAACTATGCTTCTTGTTTCGGGTACAGGAGAAGTGATTGAACCAGATGATGGTATTTTAGCAATTGGATCTGGCGGGAATTATGCGCTTTCTGCAGGTCGTGCTTTAAAGCAATATGCAAGTGAACATTTAACAGCGAAGCAAATTGCGAAAGCGAGTTTAGACATTGCTGGCGATATTTGTGTTTATACAAACCACAATATAATTGTGGAAGAATTGTAG
- the xerC gene encoding tyrosine recombinase XerC: MNVKKLLQLFVGYLQIERNYSKYTIASYQNDLEHFVQFMEREGISSFLDITYADVRLYLTTLHDEKLARKSVARKVSSLRSLYRFLMREGYRKDNPFALASLPKKELSIPKFLYAEELEELFEVSDTETPLGQRNQALLELMYATGIRVSECVNLQLTDIDFAVGTILVMGKGKKQRYIPFGSYAQDALITYIENGRKQLAQKTEEHSHMVFLNAKGTPLTSRGVRYVLNELIKKASLTMRISPHMLRHTFATHMLDEGADLRTVQELLGHENLSTTQIYTHVSKERLRSVYMKHHPRA; this comes from the coding sequence GTGAATGTGAAGAAATTGTTACAATTATTCGTTGGATATTTACAAATTGAAAGAAATTATTCAAAATATACAATTGCAAGTTATCAAAATGATTTAGAACATTTTGTGCAATTTATGGAGCGAGAAGGCATATCCTCTTTTTTAGATATTACATACGCGGATGTTCGTTTGTACTTAACGACGTTGCACGATGAAAAGTTAGCCCGTAAATCTGTCGCAAGAAAAGTATCAAGCTTACGAAGTTTATATCGTTTTTTGATGCGTGAAGGTTATCGGAAAGATAATCCGTTTGCACTTGCGTCACTCCCCAAAAAAGAATTGTCAATCCCAAAGTTTTTATATGCTGAAGAATTAGAGGAATTATTTGAAGTTTCTGACACGGAAACGCCGCTAGGCCAAAGGAATCAAGCTTTATTAGAGTTGATGTATGCGACTGGGATCCGTGTGAGTGAATGTGTCAATTTACAACTTACTGATATTGACTTTGCGGTGGGAACAATTTTAGTAATGGGAAAAGGAAAAAAACAAAGATATATTCCGTTCGGGAGTTATGCGCAGGATGCTTTAATTACTTATATAGAGAACGGGAGAAAACAGTTAGCTCAAAAAACTGAAGAACACTCTCATATGGTATTTTTAAATGCGAAAGGCACGCCGCTGACAAGTCGAGGGGTACGTTATGTATTAAATGAACTCATTAAGAAGGCTTCACTGACAATGCGGATAAGTCCCCATATGTTAAGGCATACATTTGCTACACACATGTTAGATGAAGGGGCAGATTTACGTACTGTACAGGAGCTACTCGGTCATGAGAATTTGTCGACGACACAAATTTATACGCATGTCTCTAAAGAAAGATTGCGTTCTGTCTACATGAAGCATCACCCACGGGCATAA
- the frr gene encoding ribosome recycling factor: MGQQVLKSSNEKMEKAVAAYSRELATVRAGRASSSVLDKVQVDYYGAPTPVVQLANITVPEARLLVIQPYDKTSIGDIEKAILKADLGLNPSNDGTVIRIAFPALTEERRRDLVKVVKKYAEEAKVAVRNVRRDGNDDLKKLEKAGDITEDDLRGYTEDIQKETDKYIAKVDEIAKNKEKEIMEV, translated from the coding sequence ATGGGACAACAAGTATTGAAGTCTTCAAATGAAAAAATGGAAAAAGCAGTTGCTGCTTACTCTCGTGAATTAGCAACAGTTCGTGCAGGTCGTGCAAGTTCGTCTGTATTAGATAAGGTACAAGTTGATTACTATGGTGCACCAACACCTGTTGTGCAATTAGCGAACATTACAGTTCCAGAAGCACGTTTACTTGTAATTCAACCTTATGATAAAACTTCTATCGGTGATATTGAAAAAGCAATCTTAAAAGCAGATTTAGGCTTAAATCCTTCTAATGATGGAACTGTAATTCGTATTGCATTCCCTGCATTAACAGAAGAGCGTCGTCGTGATCTTGTAAAAGTTGTGAAAAAATATGCTGAAGAAGCAAAAGTTGCTGTTCGTAACGTACGTCGTGACGGTAATGATGATCTTAAGAAGCTTGAAAAAGCTGGCGATATTACAGAAGATGATTTAAGAGGATATACTGAAGATATCCAAAAAGAAACAGATAAATATATTGCAAAAGTTGACGAAATCGCAAAAAACAAAGAAAAAGAAATCATGGAAGTGTAA
- the hslU gene encoding ATP-dependent protease ATPase subunit HslU, translated as MHLHFTPRQIVEKLDQYIIGQKDAKKAVAVALRNRYRRSKLAENLRDEIAPKNILMIGPTGVGKTEVARRMAKLVGAPFIKVEATKFTEVGYVGRDVESMVRDLVETSVRIVKEEMVIKVQDKAEEQANQRLVEILVPSPEKQSGFKNPLEMLFGGAQNSNQTSDEQEDVEIEKKRQDVERKLAAGLLEDEIVSIEVTEQQSSMFDMLQGTGMEQMGMNFQDALGSFMPKKTKKRKLSVKEARKLLTNEEAQRLIDMDEVTQEAVYRAEQLGIIFIDEIDKIAGKQSNSVDVSREGVQRDILPIVEGSNVATKYGSVKTDYILFVAAGAFHMSKPSDLIPELQGRFPIRVELTKLSTDDFVKILIEPDNALIKQYMALLATEGIEIEFSDEAIRKIAEIAYQVNQDTDNIGARRLHTIMEKLLEDLSFEASEITLEKITITPQYVEEKLATIAKNKDVSQFIL; from the coding sequence ATGCATTTACATTTTACTCCGCGTCAAATTGTGGAAAAATTAGATCAATACATTATCGGTCAAAAAGATGCGAAGAAAGCGGTTGCTGTAGCTTTAAGAAATCGTTACCGCCGAAGTAAATTAGCTGAAAATCTACGTGATGAAATTGCACCTAAAAATATTTTAATGATTGGACCGACAGGTGTTGGTAAAACAGAGGTCGCACGACGAATGGCAAAACTCGTTGGAGCACCTTTTATTAAGGTTGAAGCTACGAAGTTTACAGAAGTTGGATATGTAGGTAGAGATGTAGAATCGATGGTACGTGACCTTGTAGAAACGTCAGTTCGTATCGTGAAAGAAGAAATGGTAATTAAAGTACAAGACAAAGCAGAAGAGCAAGCGAACCAACGTCTTGTTGAAATTTTAGTGCCGAGTCCGGAGAAACAATCTGGATTTAAAAACCCATTAGAAATGCTATTTGGCGGTGCTCAAAATTCGAATCAAACATCAGATGAGCAGGAAGATGTTGAAATTGAAAAGAAACGTCAAGATGTAGAAAGAAAGCTAGCTGCAGGACTTCTTGAAGATGAGATTGTATCGATTGAAGTGACTGAGCAACAGTCTTCTATGTTCGATATGTTACAAGGAACTGGCATGGAACAAATGGGAATGAATTTCCAAGATGCATTAGGGAGTTTTATGCCGAAAAAAACAAAAAAACGTAAACTTTCTGTGAAAGAAGCAAGAAAACTCTTGACAAATGAGGAAGCACAGCGCTTAATTGATATGGATGAAGTTACACAAGAGGCTGTTTATCGTGCTGAACAGCTCGGGATTATTTTTATCGATGAAATTGACAAAATTGCTGGTAAGCAGTCGAATAGCGTAGATGTATCACGTGAAGGTGTGCAACGTGACATTTTACCAATTGTAGAAGGGTCGAATGTTGCGACAAAATACGGATCAGTAAAAACGGATTATATTTTATTCGTTGCAGCTGGAGCGTTTCATATGTCTAAACCGTCGGATTTAATTCCGGAACTGCAAGGGAGATTTCCGATTCGAGTAGAATTAACAAAATTGTCTACAGATGATTTTGTTAAAATATTAATCGAACCTGACAATGCGTTAATTAAACAATATATGGCTTTATTAGCGACTGAAGGTATAGAAATTGAATTTTCAGACGAAGCTATTCGTAAGATTGCTGAGATTGCTTATCAAGTTAATCAGGATACAGATAATATTGGAGCAAGAAGACTTCATACGATTATGGAGAAGCTCCTTGAAGATTTATCGTTTGAAGCATCTGAAATTACGTTAGAGAAAATAACGATAACACCTCAATACGTTGAGGAGAAATTAGCAACGATTGCTAAAAATAAAGATGTGAGCCAGTTTATTTTGTAA
- the uppS gene encoding isoprenyl transferase translates to MMFKNFPFFKSKKVASFDHLVEEVKKGYIPEHIAIIMDGNGRWAKRRAMPRIAGHHEGMQVVKKITKFASKLNVKVLTLYAFSTENWKRPKKEVDYLMRLPEEFLGTFLPELIEENVQVRVIGQQDRLPTHTRRAMEKAMEDTKENTGLILNFALNYGSRDEIVSAVQHMMKDSEEGKVRIEDVSEEMLSSYLMTSSLPDPELLIRTSGELRISNFMLWQIAYSEFWFTDVYWPDFTEEHLLNAITDFQHRGRRFGGV, encoded by the coding sequence ATGATGTTTAAAAACTTTCCTTTTTTTAAAAGTAAAAAGGTCGCATCGTTTGATCATCTCGTTGAAGAAGTGAAAAAAGGATACATCCCAGAACATATTGCCATTATTATGGATGGTAATGGAAGATGGGCAAAGAGGAGAGCGATGCCTCGTATTGCGGGACATCATGAAGGCATGCAAGTTGTAAAGAAAATCACAAAATTTGCAAGCAAACTTAATGTGAAAGTATTAACTCTTTATGCTTTTTCAACTGAGAACTGGAAAAGACCGAAAAAGGAAGTTGACTATTTAATGAGGCTTCCAGAAGAATTTCTAGGTACATTTTTACCAGAATTGATTGAAGAGAACGTACAAGTCCGAGTAATAGGGCAACAAGATCGTCTTCCTACGCATACACGCAGAGCGATGGAGAAGGCCATGGAAGACACGAAAGAGAATACGGGATTAATTCTTAATTTCGCGTTAAACTATGGAAGTCGAGATGAAATCGTTTCTGCTGTGCAACATATGATGAAAGATAGTGAGGAAGGAAAGGTTCGTATTGAAGATGTAAGTGAAGAAATGCTTTCTTCCTACTTAATGACGAGCTCGTTACCTGATCCTGAGTTGTTAATCCGTACAAGTGGAGAGTTACGTATTAGTAATTTCATGTTATGGCAAATTGCATATTCGGAATTTTGGTTTACAGATGTGTATTGGCCAGACTTTACGGAAGAACATTTGCTAAATGCGATCACAGACTTTCAACATAGAGGGCGCAGATTCGGAGGCGTGTAG
- the codY gene encoding GTP-sensing pleiotropic transcriptional regulator CodY, protein MELLAKTRKLNALLQSAAGKPVNFREMSDTMCEVIEANVFVVSRRGKLLGYAIHQQIENERMKQMLAERQFPEEYTQSLFNITETSSNLDVNSAYTAFPVENRELFGQGLTTIVPIVGGGERLGTLVLARLGQEFLDDDLILAEYSSTVVGMEILREKAEEIEEEARSKAVVQMAISSLSYSELEAIEHIFEELNGTEGLLVASKIADRVGITRSVIVNALRKLESAGVIESRSLGMKGTYIKVLNDKFLQELAKLKTN, encoded by the coding sequence ATGGAATTATTAGCAAAAACAAGAAAATTAAATGCGTTATTACAGAGCGCAGCAGGAAAGCCTGTAAACTTTAGAGAAATGTCTGACACAATGTGTGAAGTAATCGAAGCGAACGTATTCGTAGTAAGCCGTCGTGGTAAATTACTAGGTTATGCAATTCACCAACAAATTGAGAATGAGCGTATGAAACAAATGCTTGCAGAGCGTCAATTCCCGGAAGAATACACACAAAGCTTATTCAACATTACAGAAACATCTTCTAACTTAGATGTAAACAGTGCTTACACAGCATTCCCGGTAGAAAATAGAGAATTATTCGGTCAAGGTTTAACTACAATCGTACCAATCGTTGGTGGCGGTGAGCGTCTAGGCACATTAGTGTTAGCTCGTCTTGGTCAAGAGTTCTTAGACGATGATTTAATCCTTGCTGAATACAGTTCAACTGTAGTAGGTATGGAAATCTTACGTGAAAAAGCAGAAGAAATCGAAGAGGAAGCACGTAGTAAAGCTGTTGTTCAAATGGCGATTAGCTCATTGTCTTACAGTGAGTTAGAAGCAATCGAGCATATCTTCGAAGAATTAAATGGAACAGAAGGATTACTTGTTGCAAGTAAAATTGCTGATCGCGTAGGAATTACTCGTTCTGTAATCGTAAATGCACTACGTAAATTAGAAAGTGCTGGTGTTATTGAGTCTCGCTCTTTAGGTATGAAAGGAACATACATTAAAGTGCTAAACGACAAGTTTCTACAAGAACTTGCTAAATTAAAAACAAACTAA
- the pyrH gene encoding UMP kinase, with protein MSKPKYNRVVLKLSGEALAGEQGFGINPAVIKSVAEQVKEIAELDVEVAVVVGGGNIWRGKIGSEMGMDRAGADYMGMLATVMNSLALQDSLENIGIQTRVQTSIEMRQVAEPYIRRKAVRHLEKKRVVIFAAGTGNPYFSTDTTAALRAAEIEADVILMAKNNVDGVYNADPSLDPTATKYETLTYLDVLKEGLGVMDSTASSLCMDNDIPLIVFSVMEKGNIKRAVLGENIGTVVRGK; from the coding sequence ATGAGTAAACCGAAATATAATCGTGTCGTTTTAAAGCTGAGTGGAGAAGCTTTAGCTGGCGAGCAAGGATTTGGAATTAACCCAGCTGTTATTAAATCAGTTGCGGAACAAGTGAAAGAAATTGCAGAACTTGATGTAGAGGTTGCTGTTGTTGTTGGTGGCGGAAACATTTGGCGTGGAAAAATCGGAAGTGAAATGGGAATGGATCGCGCTGGAGCAGATTACATGGGTATGTTAGCGACAGTTATGAACTCATTAGCTCTTCAAGATAGCCTAGAGAACATTGGAATTCAAACTCGTGTTCAAACTTCAATCGAAATGCGTCAGGTAGCAGAGCCTTACATTCGTCGTAAAGCAGTTCGTCATCTAGAGAAAAAACGTGTTGTGATCTTTGCAGCAGGTACAGGTAACCCATATTTCTCTACAGATACAACAGCAGCACTACGTGCAGCGGAAATCGAAGCAGACGTTATCTTAATGGCGAAAAACAATGTAGATGGTGTATATAATGCTGATCCATCTCTTGACCCAACAGCTACGAAATACGAAACACTTACTTACTTAGATGTATTAAAAGAAGGTTTAGGTGTAATGGATTCAACAGCTTCTTCTTTATGTATGGATAACGACATTCCATTAATTGTATTCTCAGTTATGGAAAAAGGTAATATTAAACGTGCCGTTTTAGGCGAAAATATTGGAACAGTTGTAAGGGGGAAATAA